One Buchnera aphidicola (Aphis glycines) genomic window, TTTAAAAAAATTGTATAACATATATATTATTCACCTACTGTAATTTTTTTCATTTTTTTCATATAATTTCTTAGTTTTAATCCAACAATTTCAATTGGATGATTTCGTATTTTTTCGTTGATTTGATATAATTCAATATTATCTATTGTAGTTGTATTTAATGATTGTTCCCAATCAGATTTTTTGAGATTCATTATAAACTTGTTTAAAATAGGGTAAGCTGATTCAGCAAATAGATAACTACCATATTCAGCAGTATCTGAAATTACCATATTCATTTCATATAATTTTTTTCTTGCAATTGTATTTGCAATTAATGGTAGTTCATGCAAAGATTCATAGTAAGCTGATTCATTTTTAATACCTGATTGTAACATTGTTTCAAAAGCTAATTCAATACCTGCTTTGATTATTGCAACCATTATTATACCATGATCATAGTATTCTTGTTCAGATATTTTTTGTGAACAAATAGGAGCTTGTTCAAAATTTGTTTTTTTTGTATTATTACGCCAATTTAATAATTTTTCATCGTTGTTTTTCCAATCATTCATCATGTTACGAGAAAATTCACCTGAAATAATATTATCCATATGTTTTTCGAACAATGGTTTTAGTATTTTTTTTATTTTTTGAGATAATTTAAAAGCTTTTATTTTAGATTGATTTTCAAGTCGATCCATCATCAATGTAATACCTCCATGTTTTAATGATTCAGTAATTGTTTCCCATCCATATTGTATCAGTTTGCCTGAATAATCAGCTTGATAACCATTTTCAATTAATTTTTCATAACATATTAATGATGCTGTTTGCAACATTCCACATAAAATTGTTTGTTCTCCCATTAAATCTGATTTTACTTCAGCTACAAATGATGATTCTAAAACTCCAGCACGATGACCACCTGTTGAAAAAGCCCATGCTTTAGCAATATCTAAACCAATATTTTTAGGATCGTTATCAGAATGGACGGCAATTAATGTAGGAACTCCAAATCCCCTTTTAAATTCTTCTCGAACTTCTGTTCCAGGGCATTTCGGTGCCACCATAACAACTGTGATATCTTTTCTTACTTTTTCATTGCACTCTACAATATTAAAACCATGTGAATAACCTAAACATGAATATGGTTTCATTAATTTCTGAACTTCTTGAACTACATTTTGATGTTGTTTATCAGGTGTTAAATTAATTACAAGATCAGCGTTGGGAATTAATTTTTCATAATTATTTACTTGAAAATTATTTTTTTTAGCGTTCAACCAA contains:
- the ilvC gene encoding ketol-acid reductoisomerase; the protein is MNYFNTLSFREKIKEIKKCRFMKRKEFENKNNILKDKNIVIIGCGSQGLNQGLNMRDSGLNISFALKSDSILKKNKSWLNAKKNNFQVNNYEKLIPNADLVINLTPDKQHQNVVQEVQKLMKPYSCLGYSHGFNIVECNEKVRKDITVVMVAPKCPGTEVREEFKRGFGVPTLIAVHSDNDPKNIGLDIAKAWAFSTGGHRAGVLESSFVAEVKSDLMGEQTILCGMLQTASLICYEKLIENGYQADYSGKLIQYGWETITESLKHGGITLMMDRLENQSKIKAFKLSQKIKKILKPLFEKHMDNIISGEFSRNMMNDWKNNDEKLLNWRNNTKKTNFEQAPICSQKISEQEYYDHGIIMVAIIKAGIELAFETMLQSGIKNESAYYESLHELPLIANTIARKKLYEMNMVISDTAEYGSYLFAESAYPILNKFIMNLKKSDWEQSLNTTTIDNIELYQINEKIRNHPIEIVGLKLRNYMKKMKKITVGE